The Candidatus Aminicenantes bacterium nucleotide sequence TGCGCCGGCTCAGTTTCAGCGGCAACCAGCGCTATTTTCAACTTATCGCCAACGCCGGGCGCAATTTCGCCGCTTTGCTGGGAAAAATCAGCCCCGACCTTGTCTTGATCGATGGTTTGTACGGTATGGAGGGCAAGGGCCCGATCAAGGGCAGCCCCGTGTTTCATGGTTTTGCCGTGGCATCCGAGGATGCTGTCCAGGCGGATGCCATGGCCACTTATGTAATGGGTATAAACGTCAACGACGTGAGTTACCTGAAGTACGCCTCCGAAGCCGGCCTTGGCAATCTTTGCTGGCAGAATGTAATCGGCGCGGATCCCGCGCAAGTGAAATTTCCCTATCGTCCGCACCCGCTGTATCCACGACAGCGCTGCTGGCTCAAACATGCGGAAAGGGGCGTCGCTGCAGGGGCCCGGAGCGATGGCGCTTCCGACCAGTGCGGCAGCGGCTCATCCCGGCGCTGATGCGGGAACAGTCAACAGTGAGCCGGGCCGCCTGAATTGACACTACCTGGTGACAATGTTATAGAGGTAGACTGAAAATACTCCGGAGATATCCACATGCATTTTCGATTCCGACTCACCTGTTTGTTTTTGCTTCCCTTGGCGATGGGTTGTGCCCGGCACGCCCAGCCACCCCGAATGGAACCGCCTCCAGTCAGCGTACCCGCGGAGGAAGCCCCCTCGGTTAACGAAGCGGAACCGGCACCTCCGCCGGTTGAGCTTACAGACGGTCAGCGCATGGAGCAGGCATTGCAGGCGTATCAGCAAGCGCTGGAGGCCTGGGAAGCAGGAGATACCGAAGGCGCCATGACGGGTCTCGACGCGGCGTATGCCCTGCTGTTGAAAGTGGAAGCGTCCACCGAATCAACCCTGGCGGATGAAAAGAATGACCTGCGGCTCATGATCGCCCGTCGTCTGGTGGAGATCTTTGCATCCGACCAGGTTGCGGTGGGGGAGAATCACCGCTTTATCCGCCTGGAAGAGAACGAGCACGTACTCAAAGAGATTAAACGCTTTCAGACAGTGGAGCGGCGTTTCTTTGAGGAATCTTATCAGCGCTCCGGCCGTTATCGCCCTATAATGGTGCGGGAGTTGCAGGCGGTGGGGTTGCCCGCGGATCTCTCCTGGATTCCCTTGATTGAAAGCGGTTTTAAATTGCGGGCCTACTCGCGCGCCCGCGCCCTGGGGTTGTGGCAGTTTATCTCATCCACGGGTTATCGTTTCGGGCTCAAAAAGGACCGCTGGGTGGATGAGCGCATGGATCCGCTCAAGGCCACCCGGGCGGCGGTTCAGTACCTGAAGGAATTACACGGATACTTCGGCGATTGGAGTACGGCCCTGGCCGGGTACAACTGCGGGGAATTCCGGGTACAGCGGGTAATCCGCGCTCAGCGCATCAACTATCTGGACAATTTCTGGGACCTCTATCTTATGTTGCCTCGGGAAACGGCACGCTTTGTACCCCGGTTTATCGCCACGCTGATGATCGTGCGTGATCCGCAACGGTACGGTTTTGAATTGCCCCCTCCGGATGCGCCGCAAGATACCGAGATCGTGGTGATCCATCAGCCTTTGAAGTTGTCCGCGTTGGACCACAAATTGGGCCTGGAACCGGGTAGGTTGGCGGAGTTGAATCCCGAGTTGCGCCACCAGGCCACGCCCGACCGGGAATACACGCTGAGGGTTCCCGGCGGTTCAGCCAGGCAGGCCCTGGAAGCGGTGGCGCAAATCTCCCGCTGGATTCCGCCTGAAGCCACCTACGTGATCCATTATGTGCGTCCCGGGGAAACGGTGTCCGGAATCGCCAGCCGCTACCGCACTTCTTCGCGGCAGATTGCAAGGTTGAATCGGTTGCGGAGCAATTTTCTGATTCGCCCCGGCCAGCGGCTGAAAGTTCCCGCCCGTGGCGCGCTTGCGCCGCCCCAGCCGCAGTCGCAAAAAGCCGCCCCGTTACAAATCGCAGGCAACGGCAAGCCCGCCTATACGGTGAAACGCGGCGATTCGCTTTATCGCATCGCCACCATGTTCGCGGTATCCGTAAAGGAGTTGCGTGACTTCAACAACTTGTCCGGCAACCGCTTGCATGTGGGACAGGAATTGACCATTCCCCACAAAATCCCCGAGGGAGCGCGGACCTACGTGGTACGCCCCGGTGATACGCCCTACGACATCGCCCGCAAACACAACATGACACTGCAGCGTTTTTTGAGTCTCAACCGTCTGGGCGGCCGCACCCCCATTTACCCGGGGCAGACGGTCTGGGTGCAATAGGGGAAACCGGGTTTCTGGAAGGCAATTCCGTTAAAAATCACCGGGTTCGCCGTTGGGCGGGTATACCCATATGCGGTTGCGACCGGCGTGTTTGGCGGCGTAGAGCGCCTGGTCGGAGCGTTGGACGGCGCTTTGAATGTCATCTTCTCCCAGCAATTGCGAAATGCCGAACGAGGCGGTGACTTTGCGGTCCAGGTCGCGGATGTTCATTTCCCCCAGAGCGGCCTGAATGCGACGGGCGCAGGCCTTGGCCTGAATCACCGCGGAGTGGGGAAGCAGCATCAGGAATTTTTCACCGCCCCAACGGCATGAAGTGTCTTCCACCCGCATCTGTATGCGGATCAATGCGCCCACCGCGGCCAGGACCCTGTCTCCCATCGGGTGCCCGAAATCGTCGTCAATGGCTTTAAAATGGCCCATGTCCATCATGATCATTGAGCAATCCAGTCCGTGGCGGGTAACCAGCGCGGCTTCTCACGCCGCATGATGGGGACAAGGGCACGGCGGTTCTTGAGACCGGTCAAGGGGTCGGTGACGCTTAGCTCAATGATGCGGCGATTGGCTCGAGCCAGTTCGTCGCGACTTTTGCGATAGGAGCGGTTAAGTTGCAACAAATTGTCGTTCAGGCGGGAAATGTCTGTCAAGACGCTTGGCCTGGCGGGATCATCAAGTTCTCCCAGAAAAAGGATCCCTCTGGCGGTAACAAAAAAATAACCCACCAGGCGATGGGCGCCGTCCCGGCCGGGCAGGGAAATCGCCCGGGAGCTGTCCGCCAGTTCAGAGAGAATGGGGTGGACGTGATCGGTGGAGTACTTGTCCGATAGCCAGCGCCCCCGAGCCGGTACGGGCCGTACCGAATCCCGCGGATCCCCGTTTGACGCCAGGACGCACAGGTCGCGATCAAGCAGGATGCAAACCAGGTGGGGCATACCCAGCAGGGCGGCGGGTAGCCCCGGTATCGGATCATCCAGAACCGCAACCAGATCATCCAGGTTCACGATGGTGCCCTCATCGCGTGGTATTCCGCGCCGTATAAAATCGCTGGTTCATGGATCTATCGCTTTTCAGTTAGCGCCGGGTGTTTTTTGGGGGAAT carries:
- a CDS encoding LysM peptidoglycan-binding domain-containing protein codes for the protein MHFRFRLTCLFLLPLAMGCARHAQPPRMEPPPVSVPAEEAPSVNEAEPAPPPVELTDGQRMEQALQAYQQALEAWEAGDTEGAMTGLDAAYALLLKVEASTESTLADEKNDLRLMIARRLVEIFASDQVAVGENHRFIRLEENEHVLKEIKRFQTVERRFFEESYQRSGRYRPIMVRELQAVGLPADLSWIPLIESGFKLRAYSRARALGLWQFISSTGYRFGLKKDRWVDERMDPLKATRAAVQYLKELHGYFGDWSTALAGYNCGEFRVQRVIRAQRINYLDNFWDLYLMLPRETARFVPRFIATLMIVRDPQRYGFELPPPDAPQDTEIVVIHQPLKLSALDHKLGLEPGRLAELNPELRHQATPDREYTLRVPGGSARQALEAVAQISRWIPPEATYVIHYVRPGETVSGIASRYRTSSRQIARLNRLRSNFLIRPGQRLKVPARGALAPPQPQSQKAAPLQIAGNGKPAYTVKRGDSLYRIATMFAVSVKELRDFNNLSGNRLHVGQELTIPHKIPEGARTYVVRPGDTPYDIARKHNMTLQRFLSLNRLGGRTPIYPGQTVWVQ
- a CDS encoding GGDEF domain-containing protein, with product MIMMDMGHFKAIDDDFGHPMGDRVLAAVGALIRIQMRVEDTSCRWGGEKFLMLLPHSAVIQAKACARRIQAALGEMNIRDLDRKVTASFGISQLLGEDDIQSAVQRSDQALYAAKHAGRNRIWVYPPNGEPGDF